A window of the Methyloprofundus sp. genome harbors these coding sequences:
- a CDS encoding sulfur-oxidizing protein SoxA: MKSHPIACNLKRIPTFLCCLITSTTAWASPAEDKQHIRAFYQQLFPQLTLADYANGIYAIDPIAKSSWLAIEEFPPYEIALAQGEILFKQAFNNGKHYADCFPNQGIAIAQNHPYWDTTSQTIVTLASAINTCRQQNQATPLTYGTGEITQVMAYMAYTSRGQRIHTQIPIQSPAALAAYQQGKAYFYQRRGQLNFSCASCHVDNAGKYLRSEILSPALGHTTHWPTYRLNTGEMGTLHRRFEVCNELIRAKVDPAQSTALRQLEYFLSYMANGLPLNGPATRK; this comes from the coding sequence ATGAAAAGTCACCCTATAGCTTGTAATCTCAAGCGCATCCCCACTTTCTTATGCTGTCTCATCACTAGCACAACAGCTTGGGCATCTCCAGCAGAAGACAAGCAACACATAAGAGCCTTTTACCAACAACTCTTTCCGCAATTAACATTAGCCGACTATGCCAATGGCATCTATGCCATCGACCCCATTGCCAAAAGTTCTTGGCTAGCTATTGAAGAATTCCCACCTTATGAAATTGCGCTTGCACAAGGCGAAATACTATTTAAACAAGCCTTTAATAATGGCAAACATTATGCCGACTGCTTCCCCAATCAAGGTATTGCCATCGCGCAAAACCACCCGTACTGGGATACAACAAGCCAAACAATTGTAACCTTAGCCAGTGCTATCAATACCTGCCGCCAGCAAAACCAAGCCACACCACTAACATACGGTACAGGTGAGATCACTCAAGTAATGGCTTATATGGCCTATACTTCGCGCGGGCAGCGTATTCATACCCAAATTCCTATACAATCCCCAGCCGCACTGGCAGCCTATCAACAAGGTAAAGCCTATTTTTATCAGCGCCGTGGGCAGCTTAATTTCTCCTGCGCAAGTTGCCATGTTGATAATGCTGGCAAGTACCTACGCTCCGAAATACTCAGCCCTGCCCTCGGTCATACCACTCATTGGCCGACTTATCGTTTAAATACCGGTGAAATGGGGACTTTGCATCGACGCTTTGAAGTTTGCAATGAACTTATTCGTGCTAAAGTTGACCCTGCGCAAAGCACCGCACTGCGCCAATTAGAATATTTCCTTAGTTATATGGCAAATGGACTGCCTCTCAATGGACCTGCAACACGTAAATGA